The Vescimonas coprocola genome includes a window with the following:
- a CDS encoding TIGR03936 family radical SAM-associated protein, which yields MSKLRLLFVKEGTAAYISHLDLLRTVQRAFPRTELEIKHSQGFHPHPIISIVLPLPVAQSSDCELLDFEVTQDTDGSGIAEKLNEGLPEGLRVLDCYEAKRPVRELAYLRADMEMEYDHGVPEGAAEALMELFHRPELLIEKRTKRKQLAEVDIAPMIRSIAFAEEKDLLRAAVTVRAQNPGLNPQLLEKAIARYRPDLSPDFVRVRRRELLDEAGEIFR from the coding sequence ATGTCTAAGCTGCGGCTTCTGTTTGTGAAAGAGGGAACGGCGGCCTATATCTCCCATCTGGATCTGCTGCGGACGGTGCAGCGGGCCTTTCCCCGGACGGAGCTGGAGATCAAGCACTCTCAGGGCTTCCATCCCCATCCCATCATCTCCATTGTGCTGCCCCTGCCGGTGGCCCAGTCCAGCGACTGCGAGCTGCTGGACTTCGAGGTGACGCAGGATACCGACGGCAGCGGCATTGCCGAAAAGCTCAACGAGGGCCTGCCGGAGGGGCTGCGGGTGCTGGATTGCTACGAGGCCAAGCGTCCGGTGCGGGAGCTGGCGTATCTGCGGGCGGACATGGAGATGGAGTATGACCACGGTGTACCGGAGGGCGCCGCAGAGGCGCTTATGGAGCTGTTTCACCGCCCGGAGCTGCTGATCGAAAAGCGCACCAAGCGCAAGCAGCTGGCGGAGGTGGATATCGCCCCCATGATCCGGAGCATCGCCTTTGCGGAGGAGAAGGATCTTCTCCGGGCGGCGGTAACGGTCCGGGCGCAGAACCCCGGCCTGAACCCCCAGCTGCTGGAAAAGGCTATCGCCCGCTACCGGCCGGAT